In Oceanispirochaeta sp., a genomic segment contains:
- a CDS encoding CarD family transcriptional regulator, with translation MEKNLKTLFKAKQQVVYPTQGVGRVENIEEKEFKGKTILYYEIYLEVSDMTVMVPVDKAVELGLRAIVSPAESKKALEIITKEYEPVPTDWKLRYQMNVDLLKKGDVTDIATVVTTLYHRSKIKELPILERKLYDSALKLLIDEISFSIGKSKDDVEQLVFSKLESE, from the coding sequence ATGGAAAAAAACCTGAAGACTCTATTCAAAGCCAAACAGCAAGTTGTTTATCCCACCCAGGGTGTAGGCCGGGTAGAGAACATAGAAGAAAAAGAATTCAAGGGCAAAACGATCCTCTATTATGAGATCTATCTTGAAGTGTCTGACATGACTGTAATGGTCCCCGTGGATAAAGCAGTTGAGCTTGGACTCCGGGCCATTGTATCTCCTGCAGAATCAAAAAAAGCTCTGGAAATTATCACAAAAGAGTATGAACCTGTTCCTACAGACTGGAAGTTGCGTTATCAGATGAATGTGGATCTCCTCAAGAAGGGAGATGTTACAGATATCGCCACGGTTGTAACCACGTTGTATCACAGAAGTAAAATCAAGGAGCTTCCTATCCTTGAAAGAAAACTCTACGACAGTGCGTTGAAACTTCTCATCGATGAAATTTCATTTTCTATCGGTAAATCCAAGGATGATGTGGAGCAGCTGGTTTTCAGCAAACTAGAATCAGAATAA
- the gnd gene encoding decarboxylating NADP(+)-dependent phosphogluconate dehydrogenase produces MKADIGLIGLAVMGQNLVLNMNDHGFTVAVYNRTGQVTKDFLAGNAAGRETILGMKSLEELCSTLKRPRKVMIMVKAGAVVDSVIEQLLPFLEKGDIIIDGGNSHYPDTTRRMNELAVQGILFVGSGVSGGEEGARRGPSLMPGGNPEAWPHIKDILQSISAKVEGDPCCDWVGEEGAGHYVKMVHNGIEYGDMQLIGEAYQLMVEGLGLNHDEMSSIFKGWNNGALDSYLIEITGDILAYKDTDGAPLVEKIKDSAGQKGTGKWTGIAALDAGIPLTLIAEAVFSRCLSSLKEERVKASKVYEAPPKEAVSDQKAFLKDLEQALLASKLISYAQGFMLLRQAAAEFGWNLNYGAIALMWRGGCIIRSTFLGDIKTAFDDKQELENLLQAPYFTEIIENSQAAWRRVVIQAVNWGVPLPAMSSALAFFDGYRSARLPASLLQAQRDYFGAHSYERLDKPEGEFFHTDWTGEGGGVAASTYSV; encoded by the coding sequence ATGAAAGCGGATATCGGATTGATCGGACTGGCCGTAATGGGGCAAAACCTGGTACTCAACATGAATGACCACGGCTTTACAGTGGCCGTATACAACAGAACAGGACAGGTGACCAAAGATTTCCTCGCCGGGAATGCCGCCGGACGGGAGACCATCCTGGGAATGAAAAGCCTGGAAGAGCTGTGTTCCACCCTCAAACGTCCCCGCAAGGTCATGATCATGGTCAAAGCAGGTGCCGTCGTAGACAGTGTAATCGAACAGCTCCTCCCCTTTCTGGAGAAGGGAGACATCATCATCGACGGCGGAAATTCCCATTACCCCGACACCACCCGGCGTATGAATGAACTGGCTGTCCAGGGAATTCTATTCGTCGGCAGCGGTGTGTCGGGAGGAGAAGAGGGTGCCAGAAGAGGGCCCTCTCTTATGCCGGGAGGAAATCCTGAGGCATGGCCTCATATCAAGGACATACTCCAGTCCATCTCAGCCAAGGTAGAGGGAGACCCCTGCTGCGACTGGGTGGGAGAAGAAGGGGCAGGCCATTATGTCAAAATGGTGCATAACGGTATTGAATACGGTGACATGCAGCTTATTGGTGAAGCCTATCAGCTGATGGTTGAGGGTTTGGGCCTGAATCATGATGAAATGAGTAGCATCTTCAAAGGCTGGAACAATGGGGCCCTGGACAGTTACCTGATCGAGATAACAGGTGATATCCTGGCCTATAAAGATACAGACGGAGCGCCCCTGGTGGAAAAAATAAAAGACAGTGCCGGTCAGAAGGGAACGGGAAAATGGACCGGAATTGCCGCACTGGATGCGGGAATACCCCTCACTCTGATTGCAGAAGCTGTATTCAGCCGCTGTCTTTCCTCTCTCAAGGAGGAAAGGGTCAAGGCATCAAAAGTCTATGAAGCCCCCCCCAAGGAGGCAGTGTCCGATCAGAAAGCCTTCTTAAAAGATCTGGAACAAGCTCTCCTGGCATCAAAACTGATTTCCTATGCCCAGGGTTTCATGCTCCTGAGGCAGGCTGCGGCAGAATTCGGCTGGAATTTGAATTATGGAGCCATTGCCCTGATGTGGAGAGGAGGATGCATCATCCGAAGCACCTTTCTGGGAGATATAAAAACAGCATTTGACGACAAGCAGGAGTTGGAAAACCTGCTCCAGGCACCCTATTTTACAGAAATCATCGAAAACAGCCAGGCCGCCTGGAGGCGAGTTGTCATTCAGGCCGTCAATTGGGGCGTCCCCCTGCCGGCCATGTCTTCGGCCCTGGCTTTCTTTGACGGCTACAGAAGTGCCCGCCTCCCGGCATCCCTTCTGCAGGCCCAAAGAGACTACTTTGGAGCCCATAGCTATGAGCGTCTGGACAAGCCTGAAGGAGAGTTCTTCCATACAGACTGGACCGGAGAGGGCGGCGGAGTGGCTGCATCCACCTATAGCGTCTGA
- a CDS encoding NAD(+) synthase, giving the protein MKKHGFARICAAVPSVKPAAVEKNLRAIIELIHGAKKELPDLLLLPELSLSGYSCGDLFRQNSLLQSSRKALMSLAEETLHLDFPVITGLPLLINSGLYNCAAILSRGRVLGIVPKTYLPNSNEFYEQRWFSSGRSSREEFISLSQGEIPFGTDLIFQDELNPLMRFGIEICEDLWSPLPPSTALSLAGALIIANPSASNELVGKADYRKQVTSQQSARCIGTYAYASAGPGESTTDTVYGGHTLIYENGKLLKEGERFQTESSWICSDTDLEFLEHQRISSPSYSQAMELEASDCRTIGYQGGSSIVSLSGSKDLRRRVDPHPFVPSSEEDREVRCREIFSIQSTALAARLKHIGCKAAVLGLSGGLDSTLALLVTREAFKRIDLPQEGLQCFTMPGFGTTNRTKSNAQILCEEMNIPLEVLDIQDICTRQLEDLNHHGEPSDVTYENVQARQRTMHLMNKANMLGGIVIGTGDLSELALGWCTYNGDHMSMYAVNTGVPKTLVRYLVQFVADQMDNKKAAGILYDIIDTPISPELLPPDKQGKIAQKTEDVIGPYELHDFFLYQFVRCGFGPSKTLYLAQIAFDGQYEKSVIKGWLKKFIGRFFSQQFKRSCLPDGPKVGTIALSPRGDWRMPSDSDPEIWLNELEDSD; this is encoded by the coding sequence GTGAAAAAACATGGGTTTGCCCGTATTTGTGCCGCCGTCCCGTCGGTCAAACCGGCCGCAGTAGAGAAAAACCTCCGAGCCATCATAGAGTTGATTCACGGGGCGAAAAAAGAGTTGCCAGACCTTCTCCTCCTTCCGGAATTGTCTTTGAGCGGATACAGTTGCGGAGACCTGTTCCGCCAGAACAGCCTTCTACAGAGTAGCAGAAAGGCCCTCATGTCACTGGCGGAAGAAACTCTCCACCTGGATTTCCCGGTGATTACCGGTCTTCCCCTACTTATCAACAGTGGCCTTTACAACTGTGCGGCTATTTTATCGAGAGGCCGGGTCCTGGGAATCGTTCCCAAAACGTATCTGCCCAACAGCAATGAATTCTATGAACAGCGCTGGTTCAGCTCGGGCCGGAGCAGCAGGGAAGAATTTATATCCCTGAGTCAGGGAGAAATACCCTTTGGTACGGATCTGATCTTTCAGGATGAACTCAATCCTCTCATGCGTTTCGGTATAGAAATCTGTGAAGACCTGTGGTCTCCCCTGCCTCCCAGCACGGCGCTGTCCCTGGCTGGAGCCCTTATCATCGCCAACCCCTCTGCCAGCAATGAGCTGGTCGGAAAGGCAGACTACCGCAAACAGGTCACATCCCAGCAATCCGCCCGCTGTATAGGAACCTATGCCTATGCCTCGGCCGGACCGGGAGAATCTACGACAGATACGGTCTATGGCGGCCATACTCTTATCTATGAAAATGGAAAGCTCCTGAAGGAGGGAGAACGCTTTCAGACGGAGAGCAGCTGGATCTGCAGCGATACGGACCTGGAGTTCCTGGAACATCAGAGGATCAGCTCTCCCTCCTATTCCCAGGCCATGGAATTGGAAGCCTCCGACTGCCGGACCATCGGCTATCAGGGTGGCAGTTCCATCGTCTCCCTCTCTGGCAGTAAAGACCTGCGCCGCAGGGTTGATCCCCACCCCTTTGTCCCCTCCTCAGAAGAAGACAGAGAAGTACGCTGCCGGGAAATTTTTTCCATTCAGAGCACAGCCCTGGCGGCCCGGCTGAAGCATATCGGCTGTAAAGCCGCCGTTCTCGGGCTGTCCGGCGGACTGGATTCCACCCTGGCCCTGCTTGTAACCCGGGAAGCCTTCAAGAGGATTGACCTTCCACAGGAGGGTCTTCAGTGCTTTACCATGCCCGGCTTCGGAACAACCAATCGGACAAAAAGCAATGCACAGATCCTGTGTGAAGAAATGAACATTCCTCTGGAAGTCCTGGATATCCAGGATATCTGCACCCGTCAGTTGGAGGATCTGAATCATCATGGGGAACCTTCCGATGTGACCTATGAAAACGTTCAGGCCCGGCAGAGAACGATGCACCTCATGAACAAGGCGAACATGCTGGGAGGCATTGTCATCGGCACGGGGGATCTCTCCGAACTGGCTCTGGGATGGTGCACCTACAACGGTGACCACATGTCCATGTACGCCGTCAATACGGGAGTTCCCAAAACCCTGGTCCGCTACCTGGTCCAGTTTGTGGCCGACCAGATGGACAATAAAAAGGCGGCCGGGATACTCTACGACATCATTGATACTCCCATCAGTCCCGAACTTCTGCCTCCTGACAAACAGGGCAAAATTGCCCAGAAGACAGAGGATGTCATCGGACCCTACGAACTTCATGACTTCTTCCTCTATCAATTTGTCCGCTGTGGATTCGGACCGTCCAAGACGCTGTATCTGGCCCAGATAGCCTTTGATGGACAATATGAGAAATCTGTTATCAAGGGCTGGCTGAAAAAATTTATCGGCCGTTTCTTCAGCCAGCAGTTCAAGCGTTCCTGCCTGCCCGACGGTCCAAAAGTGGGAACCATCGCCCTCTCTCCCCGGGGAGATTGGCGGATGCCCAGCGACAGTGACCCTGAAATATGGCTGAATGAACTGGAAGACTCGGACTGA
- a CDS encoding lytic transglycosylase domain-containing protein: MKYRSPSVQQPVVLKTLIFLPLILILFIYAASAIHSLHKIRTLDLIFDSLLTGIPLSVKEEAFLHSLSFSDLPEYLESWSPSRRDAVHLILGYRGITPAAEGRVSPMTPAPFNELGADGFLIAEAEALVNQDDPEAAEKLLREYWLLHYESSENLPEPEIFDQTRTVILKTNTADFWIEFLSGWSGFLSSGFESAFLLASCYEKTASWEDALFWYDQAGLRSDHWQKLRRTRWYRMRILIRQFPERLPDFLDSVGVLRDDNYFDDILDEFFSVLVRQRRWKEFARILPYLQKAGLTGPASQGLFLLDCGREDGFVTFEDPLLDHFSPDPKGYYALRSSPETWPQILSTETADDSGDASPSVQGSHQASYIDEVYAYLFKAGYQKQAYQLWKADRPSLSIDSVIAFCQYLEGEGDLYELIRFAGFWYYALPMESALRLLPWVFPGSERYTLPDEFVPGELILGIIRRESAFNETISSGAGAGGLMQLMPSTAQELARKYRLDDWDLMKAEDNINLGTLYLQWLQERPWTSSYIDVLAAYNGGGGNLRSWKRHHYYEDPDLFIQSIPFRETRDYVRKVIVAAASYRYLDTGIPPGDWLDQFYSSF, encoded by the coding sequence ATGAAATATCGAAGCCCTTCCGTCCAACAGCCGGTGGTTCTGAAGACTCTGATCTTCCTGCCGCTCATACTGATTCTTTTCATATATGCTGCCAGCGCCATCCATTCTCTCCATAAGATTCGCACTCTTGATCTCATATTTGATTCTCTTTTGACGGGGATTCCTCTTTCCGTCAAAGAGGAGGCTTTCCTTCATTCTCTCAGTTTTTCTGATCTTCCCGAGTATCTTGAATCCTGGTCTCCCTCCCGGCGGGATGCGGTCCATCTGATCCTGGGGTATCGGGGCATCACTCCGGCCGCAGAGGGGAGGGTGAGTCCCATGACTCCTGCTCCTTTTAATGAGCTGGGGGCAGATGGATTCCTGATTGCCGAGGCGGAAGCGCTTGTGAATCAGGATGACCCTGAGGCTGCAGAAAAACTTCTCAGGGAGTATTGGCTGCTCCATTATGAAAGCAGTGAGAACCTTCCCGAACCTGAGATTTTCGACCAGACCAGGACTGTGATTCTGAAGACGAATACTGCGGATTTCTGGATTGAATTCCTTTCAGGATGGTCTGGTTTCCTTTCTTCAGGATTTGAGTCGGCCTTTTTACTGGCCTCCTGTTATGAAAAAACAGCATCCTGGGAGGATGCGCTTTTCTGGTATGACCAGGCGGGTCTCCGATCTGACCATTGGCAGAAGTTGAGACGGACAAGGTGGTACAGGATGAGGATTCTTATCCGCCAGTTTCCCGAAAGGCTGCCGGATTTTCTCGATTCTGTGGGTGTTCTCAGGGATGATAATTATTTTGATGACATCCTGGATGAGTTTTTCAGTGTTCTGGTAAGACAACGTCGCTGGAAGGAGTTTGCTCGCATCCTGCCGTATCTGCAGAAGGCGGGATTGACCGGTCCGGCCTCTCAGGGATTGTTCCTTTTGGATTGCGGACGGGAAGATGGTTTTGTGACATTTGAAGATCCCCTTCTGGACCATTTTTCTCCGGATCCCAAGGGCTACTACGCCTTGAGATCCTCTCCAGAAACCTGGCCTCAGATTCTCTCAACTGAGACAGCAGATGACAGTGGCGATGCCTCCCCTTCTGTCCAGGGATCCCACCAGGCATCCTACATTGACGAGGTCTATGCCTACCTTTTTAAGGCTGGATATCAGAAGCAGGCATACCAACTCTGGAAGGCAGATCGACCTTCCCTTTCTATCGATTCGGTCATCGCCTTTTGCCAGTACCTGGAAGGGGAAGGAGATCTCTATGAGCTGATCCGCTTTGCCGGCTTCTGGTATTATGCACTTCCTATGGAATCGGCATTGAGACTTCTTCCCTGGGTCTTTCCCGGATCAGAACGTTATACCCTGCCTGATGAGTTTGTTCCCGGGGAACTGATTCTTGGCATTATTCGAAGAGAGAGTGCCTTTAATGAGACCATCTCCTCCGGGGCCGGAGCGGGGGGATTGATGCAGTTGATGCCGTCCACCGCTCAGGAGCTGGCCCGCAAATACAGACTGGATGACTGGGACCTTATGAAAGCCGAAGATAACATCAACCTGGGCACACTGTACCTTCAATGGCTTCAGGAGCGGCCCTGGACCAGTTCCTATATCGATGTTCTGGCCGCATACAACGGCGGGGGAGGGAATCTCCGTTCCTGGAAGAGGCATCACTACTATGAAGATCCGGATCTGTTTATTCAGAGCATTCCCTTTCGAGAAACCCGGGATTATGTGCGGAAAGTCATTGTCGCGGCGGCTTCATACAGGTATCTTGATACCGGGATTCCTCCCGGAGACTGGCTCGACCAGTTTTACAGCTCATTTTGA
- a CDS encoding undecaprenyl-diphosphate phosphatase, which yields MTYLQGIVLGLIQGLTEFLPVSSSGHLLMVRNLMGLGDTPILFDVLLHMATLIVVLVMFRKMILELLGSLFRWMTRKTVEQDRRNMKLIGIILIAVFITGVLGILISNLNISESPKIVFPFYLVTAALLLTTIKSKGGRDYNDLNYKDGIFTGIAQGLGVLPGISRSGITISAGLYRQMNREVAAEYSFLISIPAILGALLLDLKDGGELMRSISGPVLGASFLAAMISGFLALWMLVRLINSGKFYYFSFYLIPLGILGLIFF from the coding sequence ATGACATATTTACAGGGCATCGTCCTAGGACTTATTCAGGGGCTGACAGAGTTCTTACCCGTTTCCAGTTCGGGCCATCTTCTGATGGTAAGAAACCTGATGGGCCTGGGAGACACTCCCATCCTTTTTGATGTACTGCTCCATATGGCAACTTTAATTGTTGTTCTTGTGATGTTCCGGAAAATGATTCTTGAACTTCTAGGGTCCCTCTTCCGCTGGATGACCCGAAAGACAGTGGAGCAGGACAGGAGAAATATGAAGCTTATCGGCATTATCCTCATTGCCGTATTTATTACGGGAGTTCTGGGAATACTTATCAGCAATTTGAATATTTCTGAGTCTCCTAAAATCGTTTTCCCCTTCTATCTGGTTACGGCGGCACTGCTGTTAACGACAATCAAATCAAAAGGCGGACGGGATTATAACGATTTGAACTATAAAGACGGTATCTTTACGGGTATCGCCCAGGGATTAGGCGTTCTCCCGGGGATTTCCCGTTCGGGAATCACCATTTCGGCGGGCCTCTATAGACAAATGAACCGTGAAGTGGCTGCGGAATATTCCTTCCTGATTTCCATCCCCGCCATCCTGGGGGCTCTTTTACTGGACTTGAAGGATGGGGGAGAACTGATGAGAAGTATTTCCGGACCCGTACTCGGGGCTTCTTTTCTGGCGGCTATGATCTCAGGATTTCTGGCTCTCTGGATGCTGGTTCGTCTGATCAACAGTGGTAAGTTCTACTACTTCAGCTTCTATCTGATTCCTCTGGGAATCCTGGGACTGATATTCTTCTGA
- a CDS encoding DNA translocase FtsK → MNKYARNLSIILAGTAGLLFFVIVLALFGVSAGGVSFLFRTFHLAAFYVPLYLAVCALILLKPRGMEKLLLTLNLSLLPFLNLALLLHVLSGNKSIFISRYLISELGAGLSVPFLLLLLLVECALIYKLVDFLFPDSSWFPIGRDISLWIKKKSHSLIESLPSHSFKDPIREEIYSKNPSEEGAEPGVGSFSIPDMPQPIPPVEIMDDSEIHDLIASVIKPDTSRKNGFNPNKTLSIDDVVNPIYEEGNSDSHTETADPPEDIVPVPDEDPGIEFLMDHEDSDLSASLENLEEDSQEDEDIQDEDYEEQGYITDRYEDLEALRDEPLLDDENPISIENKLYPEGESEKLGVLSPGMLPKHKRKKEYKVPVVGLLKEYPDDGFNEVDDFTRRQGRALEETLKEFKIEASIVGISRGPVITMFEIQPAPGVKVSSIVNLQDNLALRLAASRIRIVAPIPGKQAIGIEVPNKKRSIVSYSELVSSEEFTKADYEIPVILGKDISGSNQIIDLTRTPHLLIAGSTGSGKSVCVNSLICSILYQRSPREVKLIMVDPKIVELKLYNDIPHLLTPVITESKRAFQAVQWCLYEMERRYSLLDAMGVRDIKSFNKRIKERDIATTHLPYIVLVIDEFADLMATSGKELEAIVARLAAMSRAVGIHLVLATQRPSIDVITGLIKANFPSRIAFMVASKTDSRIIIDMMGAEKLLGKGDMLFTSAWDPFPSRVQGAFLSEDEVERVVSYVKTLGEPDYIDDEIFLDEDDFEGGSDSGPSSFSDPLYDKALDIVISAGKASASYLQRRLQIGYNRAARLVEEMEIRGIVGPQNGSKPREVVHIPDRPGSEMLNT, encoded by the coding sequence TTGAATAAATATGCCCGAAACCTATCTATTATACTGGCAGGAACTGCAGGCCTGCTCTTCTTTGTTATCGTCCTTGCCCTTTTCGGTGTCTCTGCCGGAGGAGTCTCATTTTTATTCAGAACTTTTCATCTGGCCGCATTTTACGTGCCCCTTTATCTGGCCGTCTGTGCCCTCATCCTTCTAAAACCCCGGGGTATGGAAAAGCTGCTGCTCACATTGAATCTCTCTCTTCTCCCTTTTTTAAATCTGGCACTTCTTCTCCACGTCCTGTCAGGGAATAAATCCATATTTATATCCAGATACCTGATCTCTGAATTGGGAGCTGGCCTCTCGGTGCCTTTTCTGCTCCTCCTTCTGCTTGTTGAATGTGCTTTGATCTACAAACTGGTGGACTTTCTTTTTCCAGACAGCTCCTGGTTTCCCATCGGTAGGGATATTTCTCTCTGGATTAAAAAAAAGAGCCATTCCCTGATAGAATCTCTGCCCAGTCATTCCTTCAAGGATCCCATTCGAGAAGAGATCTATTCAAAGAATCCATCCGAGGAGGGAGCCGAACCTGGTGTCGGGTCCTTTTCCATTCCTGATATGCCCCAGCCTATCCCTCCCGTGGAGATCATGGATGATAGTGAGATTCATGATCTCATCGCGTCTGTTATTAAACCTGATACATCCCGAAAGAACGGGTTTAATCCTAATAAAACATTGAGCATTGATGATGTGGTCAATCCCATTTATGAAGAGGGAAATTCTGATTCCCATACTGAGACTGCTGATCCTCCTGAAGATATTGTTCCTGTTCCCGATGAAGATCCTGGAATCGAATTTTTAATGGACCATGAGGACAGTGATCTATCGGCGAGTCTTGAAAATCTGGAAGAAGATTCTCAGGAGGACGAGGATATCCAGGATGAAGACTATGAAGAACAGGGTTATATCACAGACCGCTACGAGGATCTGGAAGCCTTGAGGGATGAGCCTCTTCTGGATGATGAGAACCCCATTTCCATAGAAAATAAGTTGTATCCCGAGGGAGAAAGCGAAAAACTTGGAGTCCTCAGTCCCGGAATGCTTCCCAAACACAAGAGGAAAAAAGAGTACAAGGTCCCGGTGGTCGGACTGCTGAAGGAGTATCCCGATGACGGGTTTAATGAGGTTGATGATTTCACACGGCGTCAGGGGCGGGCTCTCGAAGAAACTCTGAAGGAGTTTAAGATTGAGGCCAGTATTGTCGGCATTTCCAGGGGACCGGTGATCACCATGTTTGAGATACAGCCCGCCCCGGGTGTGAAGGTTTCCAGTATTGTAAACCTTCAGGATAATCTGGCTCTTCGCCTTGCGGCTTCCCGCATCCGTATCGTGGCTCCCATTCCGGGCAAACAGGCCATCGGTATTGAGGTTCCCAATAAAAAGCGGTCTATCGTCTCCTACAGCGAGCTGGTATCGTCGGAGGAGTTTACTAAGGCTGACTATGAAATCCCAGTCATATTGGGTAAAGATATCAGCGGAAGCAATCAGATTATCGACCTGACCAGGACTCCCCATCTCCTTATTGCCGGATCAACCGGGTCGGGAAAATCGGTTTGCGTCAACTCGTTGATCTGTTCCATCCTGTATCAGAGGTCTCCCCGGGAAGTCAAACTCATCATGGTAGACCCTAAGATCGTTGAACTGAAGCTCTACAATGACATTCCCCATCTTCTGACCCCTGTGATTACCGAATCGAAAAGAGCTTTCCAGGCCGTTCAGTGGTGCCTCTATGAAATGGAACGGCGATACTCCCTCCTGGACGCGATGGGAGTCCGTGATATCAAGAGTTTTAACAAACGGATCAAGGAACGGGATATTGCAACAACCCATCTTCCCTATATTGTTCTTGTCATCGATGAGTTTGCCGACTTGATGGCTACTTCAGGTAAGGAATTGGAGGCCATCGTTGCACGTTTGGCAGCCATGTCCCGAGCCGTGGGAATCCACCTGGTTCTGGCCACGCAGAGGCCGTCCATCGATGTGATTACCGGACTGATTAAGGCCAACTTCCCCTCCAGGATCGCCTTTATGGTGGCAAGCAAGACTGACTCCCGGATCATCATCGATATGATGGGTGCGGAGAAGCTGCTTGGGAAGGGGGATATGCTCTTTACTTCCGCCTGGGATCCCTTTCCTTCCCGGGTACAGGGGGCCTTTCTGTCAGAGGACGAGGTAGAACGGGTTGTTTCCTATGTGAAAACCCTGGGGGAACCCGACTACATTGATGATGAAATATTCCTGGATGAGGATGACTTCGAAGGCGGTTCAGATTCAGGTCCCAGCTCCTTCTCGGATCCCCTCTATGACAAGGCCCTGGATATTGTCATATCCGCAGGGAAAGCCTCGGCTTCCTACCTGCAAAGACGGTTGCAGATTGGCTATAATAGAGCCGCCCGATTGGTGGAAGAGATGGAGATTCGAGGGATTGTTGGACCTCAGAATGGAAGTAAACCCCGGGAAGTTGTTCATATCCCTGACAGACCCGGCTCTGAGATGCTGAATACATAA